GCGGCCAGGACCGGCGCCTGATTGACGTTGTTGACCGTGATCGCGACCACTTCCGAATCGGCCAATGCGCCGTCGGAGGCGATGAAGGTCACGTTGTAGACACCCGCCTGCGTGTAGTCCGGGTTGAACACGAGCGCGCCGATGCCGTTGGCATTGTCGGTAAACGACGCGTTCAGCGGCAGATTCTCGGCGGTGAGGATCGGTGTGGTCGCTTCGGGGTCAGTGGCCGAAACCGGCAAATTGAGTGTGGCGCCTTCATTGACGCTCTGCGGCCCGATCGCGCTGAGAGTCGGCGCGGCGTTGGGGGCGGCGAATTCGACGACGAACGAGGTCACATCGGCCGTCGCCGCGCTGCCGCTACGCTGCATTCGCAACGTCGAGTTGTCGACGAAGCCGAAGGTGAACGATGCGATGCCGGGATTGTCATCGGCGGCATAGGCGGTGCGTCCCCAGCTCAGTCCGCCGATCGCCTGGCTGCCGGAGAAGGAGACGGCACGGGTGGCATCGATGGTGTTGATCGCCGCATCCTGCTGGCCGGCGCCGCTGGCGAACGAGTGCAATTGCTCCTGGACATGATCGCCGGCGGGCAATTGGACCACTTCCCAGGCGATGCTCAAGGCAACGCCGGTGTTGTTGCGCTGGAAGGTGACCTGCGTCGGCGAGGACAGCCACGCCTGCACCATCTTTTGCCCGATGTTCGACTGCGTGCCATTGGGCGCATTGTAACTGTATAGCACAAACGAGCGGGTGGTGTCCACCGCGCTGATGGCCTGCGTGGTCGACGTGGAGCCGGATGCCAGCGTCAGGGTCCCGCGCTGCACCACCGCGCCCGGCATCGAGACCACCTGCCAGTCGTTGGTGCCGCCGCTGCCGGAATTGAGCGCCATCTCGAGGTTGCTGGCGGAGGTCAATTGCGTCCGCAGGAATTCGTCGTTGCTGTAGTTGTTGCTGGACTGCTGGCGCGAAATCAGCACAAACGTTCCAGAGAGCGTCACCGGGCTGATGGCGGCGTTGGTGACCGTCGCGGCCTGGGCGGTGGTCCCGCGTTGGACGCTCACACCCGCCGAGAACTCAACTGCGTACCAGCGGACGGTGACCGATGTCCCGGCACTGGTCTTGGCAAACCGCAGCGTGGACGCGTCGATCATCGAGCCGCGCACCAGGCCCTGCTGGGGCGAGTTGCTGTTGTGCCGGACGTTGAAAAACAGGATCGACTTGGTCAGATCGGCCAGGGCCGGCGAGAGCGTGACATCCTGCGTGGTGCCGGTGAACGTCACTTCGCCGGTGCGCACCGTGTCGATGACAGCCGCATGCACGTCGACCGCGACGCCCCCAACAAGCGCCAGCAACGCCCACAGCGTCACGATCGCAAGACGCGGTGAGGGCCGATGTCGCATCGTCTGAGTCATTGTGTCGTGTCTCATGTCGTGCCCGAGGCGCCAAGGCGTCAAACCGTTACTTCAACAACACCATCTTCCGGGTTTCGTCTTTGTCGCCCAGCGAGAGGCGGTAGAAATAGACCCCGCTGGCCACCGAGAGACCGTCCTCATCGGTGCCGTCCCACGTGAAGGAGTAACTTCCCTGTCCCGGCAACTCGCCGCGGTGCAGGGTCTTGACCTTCTGGCCGAGCACGTTGAAGATCTCCAGGCGGCTGTCCACTGCGCCGGCGGCGTCGATCGAGAAGGTGATGACGGTCGCGGCGTTGAACGGGTTCGGGTAGTTCTGCTCCAGCGCAAACGAGCGAGGCAGCGGACCGATGCCGGCCACTTCGATCTTGTTGGCTTCAGGATCGGCCAGTTTGGCCTCGTCGATGCGCGCGTTCGGCACGGCGCCATTCGACATGGCCACCACCGGGATGCGCAGCAGGTCGCCGTTCCCAGACCGGATCAGCGAGCCTTCCTGGAACGGGTTGCGCAGGAGCACCGCGCGCACGCTGCCGTTGCCGGCGCTGCGGTAGTAGAGATTGACCCCCGCGGCCGAGCCGATCCGTTCGGGCGACCCCAGCGACATGGTCTTGCGGTCATACTTGATGTCGAACTGCGCCCCGGCGACATCGCTGGGCAGATCGGCCGAGAGGCGGTACGATCCGTTGGGACCGTCGTGAGGGTCATACGTCAGACTGACAATCGCCGGGAGACCGGAGGCCAGATTGTTGTAGGTCGCGGTGCCGTAGATGATGTTGATGATCTCGACCAGATCGAAGACGTCGACCAAGGCATCCTGGATCACGTCGGCGGCGACAAACTGCCGCATCGTGAGGGTGAAATCGCCGAGGATGTAGCCGACCACGCTGACGGCGTCGGCGACATCGACACGGCCATCGACGTTGACGTCACCGTAGAAGTCGACGAACACCTTGCCGTTTTCGGTCGCCAGTTCAATCGATGAGACATTCGGGTCGGGATTGACCGACTCGAAGGCGTTTTCGAACGTGATGTCGTAGGCGCCGGGGACGGCGTCACCGGGAATATTGCCAATGACGTTGAACAGGACGCTGCTGTTACCCGACGGAACAGGGTCCGTTACCAGAGAAAAGGCCACCACCCGCAGTCGCCCCGGCACCTGGCCGAGGTTGTCATAGATCGAAAAGCCATTCAGACGGTCGGTCGCCTGCAGTTGGGTCGGCGTAAACGATGCCGGGTCGTAGACGAAGTCAAACTGCACGCCGTAGACCGATTGAATGGTCACGAAGTTGATGGGGATCACCACGCCGACGGTTCCCGGCACACCGCCCTGTGGATCCAGAGACGGGGTCGAAGTGGTGAACAACTGGTCGCGCGGCACTTCGGAGACATTGATCGTCACATTGCGCGGCGTGCTTTGCAGTCCGGCGCTGTCGGTCGCCTGGAAACTGACGACGAAGGAGCCGGACTGGCTGAAGCTCGGCGTCCAACGGAACGTCCCGGTGACCAGCGCTTTGCCCCGCACCGGGTTGTTTGGGGTAAAGGTGGCGCCGCTGGGCAGGTTGAAGGCCAGCAGACTGAGAGAATCGCCGTCCGGGTCGGTCGCCGTAACCGTGAAGGTGAGAAGATCCCCCTGTCCGACGCTGACCGGCGAGGCCGGCTGCTGAACCACCGGCGCCCCCTGGGGTGGCGGCGTATCGGTGGTGATCGTCACACTCCCGTTCACCAGCGTGGGCGCCTTAAAGATGCGCGCCCGGTAGTCGGTCATCGTGTTGAACGAGGACGGAAACGACGGATCGTTCTCGAACTGGATGATGGTCGTGCCGGCCGTGGCGGACGGTTTCACATGCCATTTCGACCGCACCATCGATCCCGCCTGCGGGAGATAGAGCGTCGACACGGGGAAAAGATCGAAGTCCACCGCGATAAACGTCATCACGTCGCTCTCGGGACGGCCGGCCGAGAATGTTTCGAACGAATGGGTGCGAAGTGATGAGACTTCGATGTTGATCGTCGTGTCCAAACCCGAGATCGAAGTGTCGGTCAGGGGCTCGATAAGCGACGTGTTGAACGTGACACGGAAGTTAAACGCGCCGAGCGTGTCGACGTTGCGCAGATAGAAGTCGACGTTGAAGGTGTCGCCGGGCCGAACGCCGGTGACGCTGATGGCGCGAATGGTGTCCAGCGTGGACGGGGTCTGCGCCTGGGCGGCCGGGGCCGCAAACGCCAGCAGGACGAGCGCCACCGCGACAACGGTTGCTCCGCGCCCGCCAACGATCGAATGAACCGTTGCAATTGTCCGTGTCATAGCTGCGACCCCCATTCGGGATGCTACTTGAGTATCGACCCCCGCGGCTTCCGCCTGCGTCCGAGCGCAACGCGCCATCCAGGCCAGCCCGTCACCGATTCTGTGTGCAAGCGTCTGCATAGTTTCCGTTTCCGGCGCCACCGCCGATGCTTCCGGGTTTGCGCGCGCCGTCTGAGGCGACCGCCGGGCGTGCTGATCCCGGGCGGGAACGCGTCATGGCGGACAACGCCTTTTGAATCAACTGTGGGAGCCATCCCTCACTGGCGGTGAGAGCGGATCCCGAACTCGTGTGGTTCAAATCGCAAACCCAGTGCCCGATGGGCGTGTGGGCGGCGGTGCGAACCGGTCGCGGTAGGAGCGATACGTTTGGCGGCAGGTACTAGAGCAGGCCAAGATCCATTTGAACCGACGTGCGCCGCTGTCTTAATCCACCTTTCCGGAAGTGGCCACTGATGCCCGCGCCGGGACCTACATGTCTCCGACGCATGCGAGTCGTTCACAAGAATTCCAAGCCATGCGATGCCGTAATTTTGGACTTGTCAGGGCCTGTTTCGGCGACTTCTGAGGACCGTATGGCGCGGGTAAACAGACGGCCCTGACAGTGTGGACAATATAGCAATTCTTCGC
The bacterium genome window above contains:
- a CDS encoding FlgD immunoglobulin-like domain containing protein, whose amino-acid sequence is MTRTIATVHSIVGGRGATVVAVALVLLAFAAPAAQAQTPSTLDTIRAISVTGVRPGDTFNVDFYLRNVDTLGAFNFRVTFNTSLIEPLTDTSISGLDTTINIEVSSLRTHSFETFSAGRPESDVMTFIAVDFDLFPVSTLYLPQAGSMVRSKWHVKPSATAGTTIIQFENDPSFPSSFNTMTDYRARIFKAPTLVNGSVTITTDTPPPQGAPVVQQPASPVSVGQGDLLTFTVTATDPDGDSLSLLAFNLPSGATFTPNNPVRGKALVTGTFRWTPSFSQSGSFVVSFQATDSAGLQSTPRNVTINVSEVPRDQLFTTSTPSLDPQGGVPGTVGVVIPINFVTIQSVYGVQFDFVYDPASFTPTQLQATDRLNGFSIYDNLGQVPGRLRVVAFSLVTDPVPSGNSSVLFNVIGNIPGDAVPGAYDITFENAFESVNPDPNVSSIELATENGKVFVDFYGDVNVDGRVDVADAVSVVGYILGDFTLTMRQFVAADVIQDALVDVFDLVEIINIIYGTATYNNLASGLPAIVSLTYDPHDGPNGSYRLSADLPSDVAGAQFDIKYDRKTMSLGSPERIGSAAGVNLYYRSAGNGSVRAVLLRNPFQEGSLIRSGNGDLLRIPVVAMSNGAVPNARIDEAKLADPEANKIEVAGIGPLPRSFALEQNYPNPFNAATVITFSIDAAGAVDSRLEIFNVLGQKVKTLHRGELPGQGSYSFTWDGTDEDGLSVASGVYFYRLSLGDKDETRKMVLLK